Sequence from the Dysidea avara chromosome 5, odDysAvar1.4, whole genome shotgun sequence genome:
TGTATATCTTTCGACTGTGCATGTTGCAACCTTTTGTATATTGCCCATTGTGATATTAATCAGTACCGAATAGTAAAGTAAGGAGCACATAGCTATGTACAATTGTACCAGTCTGTCTGTGCCGGATTGCTTTTCTGTGTGTGGGAGGGAGAACACTAAAAGTAGTCAATGCTACCTACAACTGTACATAATTAGCAACAAGCTTATTTGTCATAAAAGTATATGTATGAATATATatctatttatttttatttataagactttacagcacaagtactgaacaTCTGTAGGACAACTGGTCCTGCATCCTAAATAAAATACAActataggcttgagccaattatgctttaaaaCAGTACAGTTTTAACTACAAGACTTATGGTGATAAATTCACTACAGTTTTAAATTACCTGCATGTTGAACTCAACCTTTTGCTTGTTGTGCTGGAATTACTTTACCACCATAAGTCTTTTGCATAGTTGGACAAGATGTGGTGGAGTGGATAGGTACTGGTATTTCAATTGTATCTAGGTTTAATAATTACGCTAGCATTATGGCTATAATTATGTGTACCAGAATGTAGTGGGATGCGTAACAGACCATTTTTTTCCAAACTAATTCTACCAATCAACCAAAATTCACTTTAAAATTCATTACCAAGCTTTGTCAAATTTATACTTATAGTTTTAAACACCTTCTGTACTTTAACACACCACACAACTGGAATGATGTCTTGCCATGTACGTAATGCAAGTATGATGAATACTTCAACACTGTGATTGACCTAAGTTTAATTGGAAGGTTTATACTAGCAGGAAAAAAAAGATTTATACTAGCAGCAAATAATGATAAAGCAAAGTCACTGTTGAAGCAGTACAGCTAGCGAATTGTACAGTACTTAACCCAGCTGCAGTTTATGTATAATTTATTTCTGAGTAAATGTTTAATGTAAATCAGATAAATATAATAAACAAATATATACAATTTATAGTGTTCAATCCTCGGTCAGAATTACAACTCAGTAAGCCTTGCGGCAACATTTTCTGGACTGCAGAACTTCCTCGATTCTTCTTAGTAGAGCATATTGTTGATTGAAGAAATTCTTGGAGACATCTCCTTCACCTGGGGCACCTTTATCACCCGGTCTACCTGGCACTCCTGGTCGTCCATCTTTACCATCTTCTCCAGGCACACCAGGTTTTCCTGGCTCACCAGCACGACCATAAGAAGGTAAGCAAGAATCTCCCTTAGGTCCAGGAGCTCCAGGACGTCCTGGTCGTCCTGAAATACCAGGTTTTCCTGGTGCTCCTTTATCTCCCTTGCTTCCTGATGAAGGACAATAAGAGTAGACATTGTCTCCTGGGGATCCTGGTTTTCCTTTTGGTCCAGGAGATCCTCGTCTTCCTTTCTGTCCTGGTGGTCCTTTAGGTCCAGGCCTACCAGGTGGTCCATATACACCAGGGGGACCAGGATCACCATCAGGTCCCTTGGGTCCAGGGGGTCCACTACGACCTTTCTTGAATGGACAAACTCCATAATAATAGTCACAGGAGCTTCCTCCAGGATAGTTGACATAGTACTTGCATGGTTTGTAGTAGGATGCAGTTCTGGTGTCCCTCATCTCTCCTGTGATATCGCTGCCATCATCCAACTCAAGATCTTCCTCAAAGTTCTCCTCCATCTCTTTACTATCTCTCTTGTGGTAGCCACTGCAACACGAAGCCAAGCTGTTCTTGAGTCTGTATATGTAAGATTGGAGCTGTTTTAGACGGACAGCATTATTCAAGCTAACATCTTGACCAGGACTACCATCATAGCCAGGCTTTCCAGGTGCACCATCTTTTCCAGGTTGTCCATCTCTTCCTGGTTTTCCAGGTTGTCCATGTTTTCCTGGGTAACACTTGGCATCATCTCCAGGTGGTCCATTTGGTCCTCTAGGTCCAGGGGCTCCTCGTTCTCCAGGCTTCCCCGGATAACCAGCATCTCCTTTTTGTGAATAGTATGGACGACACTTGGGGCAATCATCCTTGTTTCCATCAGCACCATCTTTTCCTGGTGGTCCTTGTGGGCCAGGGTTTCCTGGTTTTCCAGGATATCCAGGATGTCCCTGTTCTCCTTGTTCACCCGGATAGCCAGGTGCTCCAGGTTCACCATCTTTTCCCTTGAAAAATATTATAGTTAATGTTTGTTTAAGCACCAACTAACAGTGATGAGTATTTTATATCACATTTATCTTACCTTGTCACCACGGTATCCTGGATGACCTGTACTTCCATATGTGTACTACAAAGAATTTTAGATTTAAACTTGACTAATATTTTAGAGTACATGTACAAGGTACCTTCCCATGTGGTGGGCACTGGCTGTTGTAACCACCTGTGGTACGCTTGTGTTTGCTGTCATAGCTATATCCATAATATCCAGCTGTGTATTTTTAAGGTTGTCACTTTTTAAAGTGTATACATTTCATTTGTCTAACCTCCTCTGCAACATGTACTCAACTACACATAATAGACAGGGGCAAGTGATTATTGCAAATTTATTGTTTTATGTATATCATTATATACCTTTGATCTTAGACTCCTAACAGCTTCTACAATCTCCTGTTCAGCCTAACAGGTGCATAAATGTTAATCATGCTTGTTTGTGTCATTGTATGGCATCTTTAGTCTTTGTGAATCTTACCTCTTCAAGTCCCCAGGTTTTTCCCTGTCTTCCTGGGCTTCCTGGGTATCCCTACAAGAGTTAATCAAGTATTGCAGGTTCTATGGTTTCGAGTTATCTTACTGGACGGCCTGGTTTTCCATCTCTTCCTGGGTAACCTGGTTTGCCTGGTTGTCCCTAAAATTAGAATATAATTTATAGTGAGCACAACATGTACACCAGTGTGTATGTAGATTACTAATTCATATAAGGTGAACATACCTTGTCACCATATGGTGCATATTTGCAGCATTTTCCCTATATAaattaattgtacatgtgagaGCTTCTTATTGTATTGTGACTGACTTTCTCTCCCTTGTATCCAGGTGGGCCTGGGTATCCAGGAGGACCATAGTATCCCTGTAGGAGAAA
This genomic interval carries:
- the LOC136256974 gene encoding collagen alpha-1(I) chain-like; translation: MKTILVIIGVLSSAVLLAEATDSYNDDYQICGKCDYDDYKGPNGPKGPTGRPGPPGRNGVPGAPGQKGYPGPNGEPGDDGYPGPYGPPGRPGRCFNRPGKPGAPGEDGDPGKNGYYGPPGYPGPPGYKGEKGKCCKYAPYGDKGQPGKPGYPGRDGKPGRPGYPGSPGRQGKTWGLEEAEQEIVEAVRSLRSKLSTCCRGAGYYGYSYDSKHKRTTGGYNSQCPPHGKYTYGSTGHPGYRGDKGKDGEPGAPGYPGEQGEQGHPGYPGKPGNPGPQGPPGKDGADGNKDDCPKCRPYYSQKGDAGYPGKPGERGAPGPRGPNGPPGDDAKCYPGKHGQPGKPGRDGQPGKDGAPGKPGYDGSPGQDVSLNNAVRLKQLQSYIYRLKNSLASCCSGYHKRDSKEMEENFEEDLELDDGSDITGEMRDTRTASYYKPCKYYVNYPGGSSCDYYYGVCPFKKGRSGPPGPKGPDGDPGPPGVYGPPGRPGPKGPPGQKGRRGSPGPKGKPGSPGDNVYSYCPSSGSKGDKGAPGKPGISGRPGRPGAPGPKGDSCLPSYGRAGEPGKPGVPGEDGKDGRPGVPGRPGDKGAPGEGDVSKNFFNQQYALLRRIEEVLQSRKCCRKAY